A genome region from Nerophis lumbriciformis linkage group LG18, RoL_Nlum_v2.1, whole genome shotgun sequence includes the following:
- the LOC133618115 gene encoding uncharacterized protein translates to MLLSAHARGHRARAHAFSVFVDLKRTPFIRSHKIVKRTRRFTSSSVSLWGEKMCKIQKLRDLVDRRLNAAVEEIFGVFKRIIAEYEEELSRTKEQLDAVKSLGYGFHTADVLQVSIKTEEEEEVSSEQQEWSFIVEQEELEPPHIKEEEEAPWQQLQWMGEADDEDEAQSILFHHSQWEADRGGELLIHHMTTEDDEEHCEDINSEPGSLFAPLSDLDDMMSDSSEIADHSDDTPLKSIKDSKADIRHLNVHQHFECSQCGKTFGQKGYLIRHMITHSGKKPFACPFCAKRFFFKDYLTRHMTVHKKEHAGSLADSNFAPLSDMNNMGSDSSVTDHSEDTKEPSESNKDSQGDLRRHTKNKPFECPQCGKTFTKKGNMIVHLRKHTEVKRFACSVCSKQFLTRGYINKHMRIHTGEKPFHCGVCNRRFTFKEGLRQHQCSGDNKPSE, encoded by the exons atgCTTTTATCCGCCCACGCCCGTGGCCATAGAGCGAGAGCCCACGCATTCTCGGTGTTCGTGGACTTAAAACGAACGCCATTTATTCGGTCACACAAAATTGTCAAGAGGACGCGGAGATTTACGTCGTCAAGCGTGAGTTTGTGGGGAGAGAAAATGTGTAAAATCCAAAAGCTGAGAGATTTGGTGGATCGGCGACTCAATGCTGCCGTGGAAGAAATATTTGGAGTGTTTAAAAGAATCATAgcggagtacgaggaggaactgtcGAGAACAAAGGAACAACTGGACGCTGTGAAGTCTCTGGGTTATGGGTTCCACACAGCAG ATGTCCTGCAGGTGTCAATAaagacagaagaagaagaagaggtctCCTCCGAGCAGCAGGAGTGGAGCTTCATCGTGGAGCAGGAAGAGCTAgagccccctcacattaaagaggaagaggaggcgcCATGGCAGCAGCTTCAATGGATGGGGGAGgctgatgatgaagatgaagctcagtccatACTGTTTCATCACAGTCAATGGGAGGCAGACAGAGGGGGGGAGCTTCTAATTcatcacatgacaacagaagatgATGAAGAACATTGCGAGGATATAAACTCAGAACCAGGCAgcctctttgctccactgtcagacctGGACGACATGATGTCAGACTCTTCCGAGATCGCCGATCACAGCGACGACACACCACTGAAGAGTATAAAGGACTCTAAAGCTGATATAAGACATCTCAATGTTCACCAACACTTTGAATGCTCTCAATGTGGTAAAACATTTGGACAAAAGGGGTATTTGATCAGACACATGATAACACATTCTGGAAAGAAACCTTTCGCTTGCCCATTTTGCGCTAAAAGATTCTTCTTTAAGGATTATTTGACAAGACACATGACGGTACATAAAAAAGAGCACGCAGGGTCACTCGCAGACAGcaactttgctccactgtcagacatgaaCAACATGGGGTCAGACTCTTCTGTGACCGATCACAGCGAAGACACCAAAGAACCATCGGAGAGTAATAAGGACTCTCAAGGTGATTTGCGACGTCACACAAAGAACAAACCCTTTGAGTGCCCTCAATGCGGGAAGACATTTACCAAAAAGGGTAATATGATAGTACACCTGAGGAAACACACCGAAGTGAAACGTTTTGCTTGCTCGGTTTGTTCCAAACAATTCCTCACCAGAGGGTACATCAAcaaacacatgagaatacacaccggcGAGAAGCCATTCCATTGCGGTGTGTGCAATAGAAGATTCACCTTTAAGGAGGGTTTGAGGCAACACCAGTGCTCAGGTGACAACAAACCCAGTGAATGA